In Mycolicibacterium alvei, a single window of DNA contains:
- a CDS encoding DUF6131 family protein, whose product MIIVGIIMIVLGLLLPSLVPTFAFAHVVLVIGVILLVVGLLMMLMGRTGHAVGGRRHYY is encoded by the coding sequence ATGATCATCGTCGGAATCATCATGATCGTTCTGGGGCTACTCCTCCCCAGTCTCGTCCCCACGTTCGCCTTCGCCCATGTCGTACTTGTCATCGGGGTCATCCTGCTGGTCGTCGGCCTGCTCATGATGCTGATGGGGCGGACGGGTCACGCCGTCGGCGGTCGACGCCACTACTACTGA